In Deltaproteobacteria bacterium, the genomic stretch TGTAGTCTTCGTTCCGGTCCGCCGTGCCGGAAAGGGACTGTAATCCTATATCGAAGGTCCCCCCGTCGCCTGCAAAGGCGACTACGGCGATATCGTTCCTGCCCCTTATTTTCAGGGCATAGGATAACCCGGCTGCTGTTGGCGCTGCTGTTTCGAAGGTGCCGTGGAATGCGGGAACCTCAAGGGAGCTGTGGGGATGGGTAGCGGCAATAACGGAGGAGCAGGATGGAATGATAACGGCCAATGTCTTGGGCCCGAGGGCGCAGAGCACGAGCCTCATGGCTATCACCACCCCGCATCCGGGACAGGCCATGTGTCCTGATCTCATCTGGTCTTCAACGATATTCTGTGTGTCCATGCTAATTACCCCTCACCCATACGGGTAGATCGTCGGGTGCCTCTTTGTTTAATACCTCCAGGCAGATGCCCTCGAGGATTTCGGGAGAGACATCTACTCCGTCGAGTCCCGCAATATATCCGTAGATCTGTGGCCGGGCTGTGGAGTTGGCCATGGCCGACTTCAATTCCTGGCAAAAGATACCTCCCTTTCCGAGAGATATGTTCCGATCGATGACAACGACCTTCGCCGCATTCTGCAAAGCATCCCGGACCTCTTTCCACGGGAAGGGCCTGAAAGTTTTGATTTTCAGGAGCCCCACTTTAAACCCCTTCGTTCTCAGATTATCGATTGCCATACGGGCTGTGCTTGTCATGGAGCCGCTCGTCACAAGGACAAGCCGGGCATCGTCGGTCTGTATTGCCTCCACCATCCCGTATCCTCTCCCAAATTGCACCTTGTACTCCTCATCCACCTCCCTGATGACCTCCTTGGCATTCTCCATGTCATGAAAAGCTGTCTCCCTAAAGGGGAAAAACTGGGTTCCCGCCGTGACCACATTGGAGACAAAGGCGGGGTTGTCGAGGTTGAAGCGCTCGGGAAGCGAAGGCGGCGGTAGGAAGAGATCCACTTGGTCCTGATCGGGCAGGTCCATGGGTTCGATGAAATGGGAATTAAAGAAGGCGTCTATGATGACCATGGAGGGCAAAAGCATCGCCTCGGAGATCCGGTACGCCTGGATGACCGTGTCGAAGGCCTCCTGGTTGTCCTCGCAGTAGAACTGCATCCATCCCGTATCCCGCTGAGAGAGGGTATCGGTCTGATCACACCCGAAAGACCAGGGCGCGGCCAGGACCCTGTTCACGCAGCCCATTACCACGGGAACCCTGTTGCCCGAGGCAAAGTGAAGCATCTCATGCATAAGCGCGATGCCCTGCGATGAGGTGGCGGTGAAGACCCGCAACCCGG encodes the following:
- the porA gene encoding pyruvate ferredoxin oxidoreductase, giving the protein MRDLLSGNYAIAEAVRMAKAQLIPAYPITPQTPIYERLSEMESQGALPGTMVRVESEHSAMAMCVAASIAGLRVFTATSSQGIALMHEMLHFASGNRVPVVMGCVNRVLAAPWSFGCDQTDTLSQRDTGWMQFYCEDNQEAFDTVIQAYRISEAMLLPSMVIIDAFFNSHFIEPMDLPDQDQVDLFLPPPSLPERFNLDNPAFVSNVVTAGTQFFPFRETAFHDMENAKEVIREVDEEYKVQFGRGYGMVEAIQTDDARLVLVTSGSMTSTARMAIDNLRTKGFKVGLLKIKTFRPFPWKEVRDALQNAAKVVVIDRNISLGKGGIFCQELKSAMANSTARPQIYGYIAGLDGVDVSPEILEGICLEVLNKEAPDDLPVWVRGN